In Deltaproteobacteria bacterium, one DNA window encodes the following:
- a CDS encoding carboxypeptidase regulatory-like domain-containing protein encodes MEKQRPSILLAFFVEACCLAVTLIVGACVFDTSGLPVAPDGYYTCASQLKREKRTNIPFSNTVTRLSVSPNETYSEIKGFLQDKSQVYKPYRDIMNWAVVNTNYPNLKGANLIRTNFADRGITGPDQLRITWQGDSDQLYVCYDSRATRKPDWLTNNFTQVKDQTKNSSFYVTISMPDKSKTPPAPKVEMEVWEYGKKSLKANDSVTLQGNVSGFAQWPSTFPSGEKAMYFVLVRPKVNVTSGDLILLNLAVGCYPYDTDAVTAADAECESKRKTLGIGYDVATCGKAACTKLKNCPDPSNTSSLTMNRSFPHRSEIEFITAQSSAKVEVMGETYTRPVNGHFHFEYLDLNAAMQINSMVVTLDDFSVDHVGDFEDISVVLYDTTTALCKDTFLKTPCDHYRIAKDTFVCGESAKVNGDVLLFITRNANPLDITIDQVQKTFHLKGGPLTGTIDVDGDPTTVKIEIDLLGSFLNFAPKAVGTESDRFSQCSENRNQKALNLYASGSYDIYDSIPANQYEWYEDFGLVTEKLWGTGPQVTIPQGQLSFGIHSITLMVKDNHGIVDADTIEINVDDTIPPSLTIPPDQYRYVLSTVPLPIYVNIGQAGANDGCSDFVAVSNDAPDNLLFDEGIHYVTWEADDGRGNVTTGDQKVVVAVVHLPTVCDVADLGVELKDSTAVAKAAINACRGMIPCPVDLALLISSLNDLISAMDGIWPEKGGLNSEIISRLQEVQADLSQANVFLSLYNQAEDGNQETLESAIVELESAMASTTAFVEELSPWVVSHDGIWKDAPLNSSGKMNFYVQSYSTGSDLIIASPDGQRAYAFLDADSSDGFDADDLGGMGCHLSATFTSGDAGSAMLTMPDSATASYDLYRWYPASTADRFSGIYKDAPVGQQATAEDSASTNFFVQTYETSMVVIATSDARSFHIFLNPIKRQRAGVYALAGGSYLSGVLGSHGASARIIDPDGREQNFDLEQWYSTATSSYISGAVSAETGAPLPSVTMDFGDLGTVTTDTNGGYRIETSACTGWSGTATPAMEGYFFTPPSRSYADVTSNWTGENYIAYTSQPETVTVSGTVSGPADTPLAGVTVEFSQFGSTSTDTSGRYAMELPSGWTGTVTPLMEGHSFEPPVRSYENLTEIRTNQDFQAAGVQPHEPVIITGTVRLSGDPLGGVTIQFAGQGSATTGVGGEYAMEVPYEWSGSATPMSGEYSFEPTFRIYDNLTVNQTSQDFEAFGGPEPPG; translated from the coding sequence ATGGAGAAACAGCGCCCATCCATCCTGTTGGCGTTCTTCGTCGAGGCCTGCTGCCTGGCAGTCACCCTCATTGTTGGAGCGTGCGTTTTCGACACCAGCGGCCTCCCGGTCGCGCCGGACGGCTACTACACGTGCGCGTCCCAGCTCAAAAGGGAAAAACGGACGAACATCCCCTTCAGCAACACGGTCACCAGGCTTTCGGTATCTCCAAACGAAACATACAGCGAGATCAAGGGATTCTTACAGGACAAGAGTCAAGTCTACAAACCCTACCGCGACATAATGAACTGGGCCGTTGTCAATACGAACTATCCCAACCTCAAGGGAGCGAATCTGATCCGGACGAATTTCGCCGACAGGGGAATAACGGGGCCCGACCAGTTACGCATCACGTGGCAGGGCGATTCGGACCAACTCTATGTGTGCTACGACTCGAGGGCCACCCGAAAACCCGACTGGCTCACCAACAATTTCACCCAAGTGAAGGATCAAACCAAGAATTCTTCTTTCTACGTCACCATCAGCATGCCCGACAAAAGCAAAACCCCGCCGGCTCCCAAAGTTGAAATGGAAGTCTGGGAATACGGCAAGAAGAGCCTCAAGGCCAACGACTCCGTCACACTTCAGGGCAACGTGAGCGGTTTCGCCCAGTGGCCGTCCACGTTTCCCTCGGGCGAAAAGGCCATGTATTTCGTTTTGGTCAGGCCCAAGGTCAACGTAACGAGCGGCGACCTGATCCTGTTGAATCTGGCGGTCGGTTGCTACCCATACGATACGGATGCCGTAACGGCCGCCGACGCCGAGTGTGAGTCCAAGAGGAAGACTCTAGGAATCGGCTATGACGTGGCAACGTGTGGCAAGGCCGCCTGCACAAAGCTGAAAAACTGCCCGGACCCCTCCAACACGTCGTCCTTGACCATGAACCGCAGTTTTCCGCACCGGTCCGAAATCGAGTTCATCACCGCCCAATCCAGCGCCAAAGTGGAGGTCATGGGCGAAACCTATACCAGGCCGGTGAACGGACATTTCCATTTCGAGTATCTGGACCTGAACGCCGCCATGCAAATCAACAGCATGGTCGTCACCCTGGACGACTTCTCCGTGGACCATGTGGGCGACTTCGAAGACATTTCCGTCGTCCTTTATGACACGACCACGGCACTGTGCAAAGACACTTTTCTGAAAACGCCCTGCGACCACTACCGGATCGCCAAGGACACTTTTGTGTGCGGTGAGAGTGCGAAAGTGAACGGCGACGTGCTGCTGTTTATCACTCGGAACGCCAATCCTCTGGACATTACCATCGACCAGGTCCAGAAAACGTTTCACCTGAAGGGCGGCCCCCTTACCGGCACGATAGACGTGGACGGCGATCCCACCACCGTAAAGATCGAAATCGACCTATTGGGTTCTTTCCTGAATTTCGCGCCCAAAGCCGTTGGAACCGAATCGGATCGATTCTCCCAATGTTCCGAAAACAGGAACCAGAAGGCCCTGAATCTTTACGCCTCGGGTTCTTATGACATTTACGATTCCATTCCCGCCAATCAGTACGAGTGGTACGAGGATTTCGGACTGGTCACGGAAAAGCTTTGGGGTACCGGTCCACAGGTGACCATCCCTCAAGGCCAGCTCAGCTTCGGAATTCACAGCATCACGTTGATGGTAAAGGACAACCACGGCATCGTTGATGCGGACACTATCGAAATCAACGTGGATGACACGATACCCCCCAGCCTGACCATCCCTCCGGATCAATACCGGTACGTGCTGTCCACCGTTCCCCTGCCCATATACGTGAACATCGGCCAGGCCGGCGCCAACGACGGCTGCTCGGACTTTGTGGCCGTATCCAACGACGCCCCGGACAATCTCCTGTTCGACGAAGGTATTCATTACGTGACGTGGGAGGCGGACGACGGAAGGGGGAACGTCACCACCGGCGATCAAAAGGTCGTTGTGGCGGTAGTGCACTTGCCGACGGTGTGCGACGTGGCCGATCTCGGCGTAGAACTGAAGGACTCGACAGCGGTCGCCAAAGCCGCCATAAATGCATGCAGGGGCATGATCCCATGTCCGGTGGATCTGGCCCTCCTCATCTCCTCCCTAAATGATCTCATCTCCGCCATGGACGGGATCTGGCCCGAAAAAGGCGGATTGAACTCCGAAATCATCTCACGGTTGCAGGAAGTCCAAGCCGATCTCAGTCAGGCGAACGTTTTCCTGAGCCTTTACAACCAGGCCGAGGACGGAAACCAGGAAACCCTCGAATCCGCCATCGTTGAACTCGAAAGCGCTATGGCGTCCACTACGGCCTTTGTGGAGGAGCTGTCACCCTGGGTCGTCTCGCATGATGGTATCTGGAAGGACGCCCCGCTGAACTCGTCGGGCAAAATGAACTTCTACGTCCAGAGCTATAGCACCGGGTCTGACTTGATCATCGCCTCCCCGGACGGTCAGAGGGCGTATGCCTTTCTGGACGCCGATTCATCCGACGGATTCGACGCTGACGACCTCGGCGGCATGGGATGTCACTTGAGCGCCACGTTCACCAGCGGGGACGCCGGCAGCGCCATGTTGACCATGCCGGACAGCGCCACCGCATCCTACGACCTCTACCGATGGTACCCCGCCTCGACCGCGGACCGTTTCTCCGGGATTTATAAAGACGCACCCGTGGGGCAACAGGCAACCGCGGAAGATTCGGCGTCTACGAACTTCTTCGTGCAAACCTACGAAACCTCGATGGTCGTTATCGCCACCTCCGACGCCCGCTCGTTTCACATCTTTCTCAACCCCATAAAACGCCAAAGAGCCGGGGTGTACGCTCTGGCCGGCGGTTCCTACTTGTCCGGGGTGCTCGGCAGTCACGGCGCAAGCGCTCGGATTATTGATCCGGACGGCAGGGAGCAGAACTTCGATCTCGAGCAGTGGTACTCTACGGCCACGTCTTCCTACATCTCCGGCGCCGTGTCCGCGGAAACCGGTGCGCCATTGCCGTCGGTGACCATGGACTTCGGCGATCTGGGGACGGTCACCACCGACACAAACGGCGGCTACAGGATCGAGACGAGCGCCTGCACCGGTTGGAGCGGCACGGCCACCCCTGCCATGGAAGGATATTTCTTTACACCTCCGTCCAGAAGTTATGCCGACGTCACCTCCAATTGGACCGGCGAGAATTATATCGCCTACACGTCCCAACCTGAAACCGTGACCGTCAGTGGTACCGTCTCTGGCCCTGCTGACACGCCACTGGCCGGTGTAACCGTGGAATTCTCGCAATTCGGCTCCACTTCCACCGATACATCCGGCCGGTACGCCATGGAACTCCCGTCGGGGTGGACGGGAACCGTAACACCCCTCATGGAGGGGCACAGTTTCGAACCGCCGGTCCGGAGCTACGAAAACCTCACCGAAATTCGCACGAATCAGGATTTTCAAGCCGCAGGAGTCCAGCCCCACGAACCGGTGATCATCACGGGAACCGTTCGCCTTTCCGGAGATCCCTTGGGCGGCGTCACGATCCAATTTGCGGGTCAGGGGTCCGCAACGACCGGCGTCGGCGGCGAGTACGCCATGGAAGTGCCGTACGAATGGAGCGGCTCGGCCACGCCCATGTCCGGCGAATACAGTTTCGAGCCGACGTTCCGAATCTACGATAACCTGACCGTGAATCAAACTTCCCAGGACTTCGAGGCCTTCGGAGGACCCGAGCCGCCGGG
- a CDS encoding deoxyribodipyrimidine photolyase translates to MNPFPELRLQVLNRAPIQYQGDYVLYWMIACRRMRWNFSLQRAVDWALELSKPLVILEALRIGYPWAGDRLHRFIIDGMAVSARRLEDAAVLYYPYVEPRADAGKGLLKRLARHACVVVTDDFPAFFLPRMVHRAARSLPVRLETVDSNGLLPMRAADRVFPTAHGFRRFLQAHLPKYLQAFPKPDPLENVNLPRPADLPEGIRKTWPMASEALLKDEPGALSGLDIDHSVAPSDLRGGSDPAEEMLDLFIRRKLNRYAEGRNHPDEDVTSGLSPYLHFGHISAHEVFQAVMDREGWYMDLLGATPTGQKTGWWGVSPDAEAFLDQLVTWRELGFNRCVLSRDYDRYESLPDWALKTLNEHKQDHRDYVYTQEAFERAETHDPLWNAAQTQLLRQGVIHNYLRMLWGKKILEWSPTPRRALNIMIELNNKYALDGRDPNSYSGIFWVFGRYDRPWGPERPIFGKIRYMSSKSTAQKLRLEDYLYRFSP, encoded by the coding sequence ATGAACCCGTTTCCCGAACTCAGGTTACAGGTCCTAAACCGGGCCCCCATACAGTATCAAGGCGACTACGTTCTATACTGGATGATCGCCTGCCGTCGCATGCGCTGGAATTTCAGCCTCCAGCGGGCCGTAGACTGGGCCCTCGAACTGAGCAAACCGCTGGTGATTCTCGAGGCCCTGCGCATCGGCTACCCCTGGGCCGGCGATCGCCTGCATCGCTTCATCATTGACGGAATGGCGGTCAGTGCCCGGCGACTCGAGGATGCTGCCGTACTATACTATCCCTATGTCGAGCCCCGGGCGGACGCCGGCAAAGGGCTTCTGAAACGTTTGGCCCGGCATGCCTGCGTTGTGGTTACGGACGATTTTCCCGCCTTTTTTCTGCCCCGAATGGTGCATCGGGCGGCCCGATCCCTGCCCGTGCGCCTGGAAACCGTGGATTCCAACGGCCTGCTGCCCATGAGAGCGGCGGATCGGGTTTTTCCTACGGCCCACGGGTTCCGGCGTTTCCTTCAGGCCCATCTGCCCAAGTATCTCCAGGCGTTTCCCAAACCGGATCCCTTGGAAAATGTGAACCTGCCCCGACCGGCCGATCTGCCCGAAGGCATTCGGAAAACTTGGCCCATGGCCTCGGAAGCTCTCCTCAAGGACGAACCGGGCGCCCTTTCCGGACTGGACATCGACCACTCGGTGGCCCCTTCCGACCTTAGGGGCGGCTCCGATCCCGCCGAGGAAATGCTCGATCTCTTTATCCGTCGGAAGCTCAATCGTTACGCCGAGGGTCGCAACCATCCGGACGAAGACGTCACCAGCGGCTTGTCGCCGTATCTCCACTTTGGACACATTTCCGCCCACGAGGTGTTTCAGGCCGTCATGGACAGGGAAGGCTGGTACATGGACCTGTTGGGAGCAACACCCACAGGACAAAAGACCGGCTGGTGGGGTGTGTCCCCGGACGCCGAGGCGTTCCTGGATCAGCTCGTCACGTGGCGGGAGTTGGGCTTTAATAGGTGCGTGCTGAGCCGTGATTACGACCGATACGAATCCCTGCCCGATTGGGCCTTAAAAACCCTGAACGAGCACAAACAGGATCACCGCGACTACGTCTATACTCAGGAAGCCTTCGAACGGGCGGAAACGCACGATCCCTTGTGGAACGCGGCCCAGACACAGCTCCTCCGGCAAGGCGTCATACACAACTATCTGCGTATGCTGTGGGGCAAGAAAATTCTCGAATGGTCTCCCACTCCGCGCCGGGCCTTGAACATCATGATCGAGCTTAACAACAAGTATGCCCTGGACGGTCGTGACCCCAATTCGTACAGCGGCATCTTTTGGGTCTTCGGCCGGTACGACCGGCCCTGGGGTCCGGAGCGCCCCATTTTCGGCAAAATCCGCTACATGAGTTCGAAAAGCACTGCGCAAAAACTTCGTCTTGAGGACTATCTGTACCGGTTCTCCCCGTAA
- a CDS encoding metallophosphoesterase, with the protein MFGIILSSAFTMVHAYVFWRSASVPYIKRRVPRKIFIGAGVSLWVIFILGRIIGPGSSGFPGTLLELIGMNWLGVVFLMFVFLGSMDIITLFGLLATRRAPSLRGWALAVAGTLSVISLVQGYLAPVIQRYDVTLPGLPLEMDGTVIVGLSDMHLGTLLGESWLAARVEQVQAQKPDLVFLIGDIFEGYGQFDDALLGAMRRLTAPLGVWAVQGNHEFYWGGAGMKRLERTGFPLLRNRWVEVGPGCLLAGVDDLTAARRSGRRGDYLSKALAARPPGVTILLSHTPWEAQEAANAGVGLMLSGHTHGGQIWPFGYLVQLAYPLLEGRYEVSGMTVIVCRGTGTWGPHMRLWRPAEILRITLHAQ; encoded by the coding sequence ATATTCGGAATTATCCTCAGTTCGGCCTTCACCATGGTACACGCGTATGTGTTCTGGCGGTCCGCCTCGGTCCCGTACATCAAACGTCGTGTACCCCGAAAGATCTTCATCGGTGCGGGAGTCAGCCTCTGGGTGATCTTTATATTAGGCCGCATCATCGGCCCCGGCAGCTCCGGGTTTCCGGGCACCTTACTCGAATTGATCGGCATGAACTGGTTGGGCGTGGTATTCCTGATGTTCGTGTTTCTCGGCTCTATGGATATCATTACCCTTTTCGGCCTTCTTGCGACGCGCCGCGCGCCGTCCCTTCGAGGCTGGGCTCTGGCCGTCGCTGGAACGCTTTCGGTGATCTCTCTCGTTCAAGGTTACCTGGCGCCGGTGATACAGCGCTATGACGTGACCCTTCCCGGCCTTCCACTTGAAATGGATGGAACCGTGATTGTAGGCCTGTCCGACATGCACCTGGGAACCTTGTTGGGTGAATCGTGGCTGGCCGCCCGGGTCGAGCAGGTCCAGGCTCAAAAACCCGATCTTGTTTTTCTGATCGGCGATATTTTCGAAGGATATGGTCAGTTCGACGATGCTCTCCTGGGCGCCATGCGCCGGCTCACCGCGCCCCTCGGCGTATGGGCCGTCCAGGGCAACCACGAATTCTATTGGGGCGGCGCCGGTATGAAGCGTCTCGAAAGAACGGGCTTTCCGCTTCTTCGCAATCGCTGGGTGGAAGTCGGACCCGGATGCCTATTAGCCGGCGTGGACGATCTGACCGCCGCCCGGAGGTCCGGGCGTAGAGGCGATTACCTGTCCAAGGCTCTTGCCGCAAGGCCCCCCGGCGTGACCATCCTTCTCTCCCACACGCCCTGGGAAGCGCAAGAAGCGGCCAACGCCGGCGTCGGGCTGATGCTTTCCGGCCACACTCATGGGGGCCAGATATGGCCTTTCGGCTATCTGGTACAGCTCGCCTATCCCTTACTTGAGGGACGTTACGAAGTGTCCGGTATGACGGTCATCGTCTGCCGCGGCACCGGAACGTGGGGACCGCACATGCGCCTCTGGCGGCCCGCCGAAATCCTCCGAATCACCCTGCACGCGCAGTGA
- a CDS encoding xanthine dehydrogenase family protein molybdopterin-binding subunit, with protein MKRVVCAQDMGQAVNPEGAVLQMEGFITMGPGYALTEEVRFSNGRILDTNFDTYRIPRFSWAPKIETVLVDNTELPPKGGGEPAFICLLEFHCGYARLAVVIGEDYGNGRTAESFNG; from the coding sequence GTGAAACGCGTGGTGTGCGCTCAGGATATGGGCCAGGCGGTGAATCCGGAGGGGGCCGTACTTCAGATGGAAGGGTTCATCACCATGGGTCCGGGGTACGCCCTGACCGAAGAAGTTCGTTTCAGCAACGGTCGGATCCTGGACACCAATTTTGATACTTACCGGATTCCGCGCTTTTCGTGGGCGCCCAAAATAGAAACGGTTCTGGTCGATAATACGGAGCTTCCTCCCAAAGGAGGAGGCGAACCCGCCTTCATCTGCTTACTGGAGTTTCATTGTGGTTATGCACGTCTTGCTGTTGTCATAGGTGAGGATTACGGCAATGGCCGAACGGCCGAGTCCTTCAATGGTTAA
- a CDS encoding CueP family metal-binding protein: protein MSSCQGELPQTTFNVKAVDTNGNAILDEPVSTLRNGFMELWLPRNRAIKLTIEGLGRSAIAVILTYDNSKTCITTMKLQ, encoded by the coding sequence ATGTCCTCCTGTCAGGGGGAACTGCCTCAAACCACGTTTAACGTCAAAGCCGTCGATACGAACGGCAACGCCATCCTCGACGAACCCGTATCCACTCTGAGGAACGGCTTTATGGAACTATGGCTGCCGAGAAACCGTGCGATCAAGTTAACCATTGAAGGACTCGGCCGTTCGGCCATTGCCGTAATCCTCACCTATGACAACAGCAAGACGTGCATAACCACAATGAAACTCCAGTAA
- a CDS encoding molybdopterin-dependent oxidoreductase — MEKRRDFIQFCIRFVAGVGISSSAFLSSAERLYAKAVAKVEKILLPNGTKRDTLIHENPSALDTRNLEITPLEDFQTMGITDHGVDLDTWRFEVAGGVKSPLQFTYSEIQELPSIEKDVLLICPGFFANNGRWKGISMKDFLDRVGMEKDVSHVIFRGPESSYEKVESFPIEEVVSGQVFLAYGVNGQSLPKKHGFPLRVVAEGHYGFEWVKYVYKMTLEKG, encoded by the coding sequence ATGGAAAAACGTAGAGACTTCATCCAATTTTGTATTCGATTCGTCGCAGGTGTGGGGATTTCATCCAGTGCGTTCTTGTCCTCAGCCGAGCGGCTCTACGCAAAGGCCGTCGCAAAGGTCGAAAAGATCCTGTTGCCCAACGGAACGAAACGGGACACCCTGATCCACGAGAACCCGAGCGCATTGGATACGAGAAATCTGGAGATCACCCCGCTAGAGGATTTCCAGACCATGGGGATAACCGACCATGGGGTGGATCTGGACACCTGGCGCTTCGAGGTGGCCGGCGGCGTGAAATCGCCCCTGCAATTCACCTACTCGGAAATCCAGGAGCTGCCTTCCATCGAAAAAGACGTTCTCTTGATCTGTCCGGGGTTTTTCGCCAACAACGGCCGATGGAAGGGTATTTCGATGAAGGACTTTCTGGACCGGGTCGGCATGGAAAAGGACGTGAGCCATGTGATCTTCAGAGGGCCGGAAAGCTCGTACGAGAAAGTGGAGAGTTTCCCCATCGAGGAGGTCGTTTCGGGTCAGGTCTTTCTGGCGTATGGCGTAAACGGGCAGTCTCTCCCAAAGAAACACGGGTTTCCCTTACGCGTTGTGGCGGAGGGACATTATGGATTCGAATGGGTGAAATATGTCTACAAGATGACGTTGGAGAAGGGCTAA
- the msrB gene encoding peptide-methionine (R)-S-oxide reductase MsrB, giving the protein MKTVLLMVAVMALASLAFGAQWFASNRQEAGAGMTEMKAKDSHLETATFAGGCFWCVESDFEKAPGVEKVISGYTGGETKNPTYEEVSAGGTGHVEATQVYYDPQKVSYKELLDVFWRHVDPTDPDGQFVDRGPQYRTVIFYHSEEQKRIAEESRKELDASNRFKEPVVTEIRKFDVFYPAEDYHQDYYKTHPVRYKFYRWNSGRDQFLEKVWKKDEGDTMSKEKAMAGEHPLRTEEASKYGKPSDEELSKRLTPIQYKVVREEGTEPPFRNAYWDNKKEGIYVDIVSGEPLFSSKDKYESGTGWPSFTRPLVPGNIVEKEDRSFFTVRTEVRSKHGDSHLGHVFNDGPAPTGLRYCMNSAALRFIPKEDMEKEGYGEFLKIFNEK; this is encoded by the coding sequence ATGAAAACCGTTTTGTTGATGGTTGCGGTCATGGCGTTGGCGTCGCTCGCGTTCGGAGCACAATGGTTCGCCTCGAACCGGCAAGAAGCCGGCGCCGGAATGACGGAAATGAAAGCAAAGGATTCTCACCTGGAAACGGCGACGTTTGCAGGTGGGTGTTTCTGGTGCGTGGAATCGGACTTCGAAAAGGCGCCGGGCGTTGAGAAAGTGATCTCGGGGTACACCGGAGGTGAAACGAAGAATCCGACCTACGAGGAGGTATCCGCCGGCGGAACCGGTCATGTGGAAGCGACTCAGGTATATTACGATCCGCAAAAAGTGTCGTACAAAGAATTACTAGACGTGTTCTGGCGACACGTGGACCCGACCGATCCGGACGGCCAGTTCGTGGACCGAGGACCCCAGTATCGAACGGTCATTTTCTATCACAGCGAGGAACAGAAGCGTATTGCAGAGGAATCGAGGAAGGAGCTGGATGCTTCGAATCGGTTCAAAGAGCCTGTGGTAACGGAGATCCGCAAGTTCGACGTTTTTTACCCGGCGGAGGACTATCATCAAGACTATTACAAAACGCACCCGGTGCGGTACAAATTCTACCGCTGGAACTCGGGCCGGGACCAGTTCCTGGAAAAAGTCTGGAAGAAGGATGAGGGGGATACCATGAGTAAAGAAAAGGCCATGGCCGGTGAACATCCTTTGAGAACCGAAGAAGCGTCGAAGTATGGCAAGCCGAGTGACGAAGAATTGAGTAAGAGGCTGACTCCGATCCAATATAAGGTGGTGCGTGAGGAAGGCACCGAGCCGCCTTTCCGGAATGCCTACTGGGATAATAAGAAAGAAGGCATATACGTGGACATCGTTTCCGGCGAGCCTCTGTTCAGCTCAAAAGACAAGTACGAATCAGGCACCGGATGGCCGAGTTTTACCAGGCCGCTCGTACCCGGAAACATCGTCGAGAAAGAAGATAGGAGCTTCTTCACGGTCCGTACCGAGGTACGGAGCAAACATGGAGATTCGCATCTTGGACACGTCTTTAACGACGGTCCGGCGCCCACGGGCCTGAGATATTGTATGAACTCCGCCGCCCTTCGGTTCATTCCCAAGGAGGACATGGAAAAGGAAGGGTACGGGGAGTTCCTTAAAATCTTCAATGAAAAATAG
- the lpdA gene encoding dihydrolipoyl dehydrogenase, which produces MATRVAIIGAGPGGYVAAARAAQLGGEVTLIEKEGVGGTCLNWGCIPTKIMKRTADLMEDFRRADEFGISMEGTLRTDMKRVMARKQELIREQAQGILNLLKHRKVTFVKGRGTVAGHGLVTVIQENGRQLEVPWDRLILALGAQPLEIPAFPFDGNRVLSSNHALSLSEVPRSVLIVGGGVVGCEFAFIFASLGSEVTVVEAMSRILPIESVDEDCSTVLQREMKKRKIKFLVNRVVQSVDEDGDQLRVTVGQSPFAQEIKRKEQKTQTVHVDKVLVCIGRTPNTSGAGLETVGVRTDARGWIPVHEHMETDVRGVYAIGDVLGPSKVMLAHVASTEGIVAAENVMGASRLMNYEVVPGAVFTSPEIANVGLTEVQARERGIPVRCESVLFRTLGKAHVIGEIAGMAKLVTNRETGRILGVHIIGAHATDLIAEGALAVQIGATVRDLAETIHAHPTLSEVMLEVSFKALDLSAHEW; this is translated from the coding sequence ATGGCGACAAGAGTCGCGATCATCGGTGCAGGGCCCGGAGGCTACGTGGCCGCTGCTCGGGCCGCGCAGTTGGGAGGGGAGGTAACCCTCATAGAAAAAGAAGGTGTAGGCGGTACCTGCCTGAATTGGGGGTGCATCCCCACCAAGATCATGAAACGGACGGCGGATCTGATGGAAGACTTCCGCCGAGCCGACGAGTTCGGCATCTCGATGGAGGGGACCCTGCGCACGGACATGAAGCGAGTCATGGCCCGGAAACAGGAGCTGATACGAGAGCAGGCCCAAGGAATCCTGAACCTCCTGAAACACCGCAAAGTAACGTTTGTAAAGGGACGCGGAACCGTAGCCGGCCACGGACTGGTGACGGTCATCCAGGAGAACGGCCGGCAGTTGGAAGTCCCCTGGGACCGGCTGATCCTGGCTTTGGGTGCGCAGCCCCTCGAAATTCCAGCGTTTCCCTTCGACGGGAACCGGGTCCTGTCCAGCAACCACGCACTCAGCCTATCGGAAGTCCCTCGATCCGTCCTGATCGTCGGCGGTGGGGTCGTTGGCTGCGAATTCGCCTTCATTTTCGCGTCCCTGGGATCGGAAGTCACGGTGGTGGAAGCCATGTCTCGGATCCTTCCGATCGAATCCGTGGACGAAGACTGCTCGACGGTTCTTCAGCGCGAGATGAAGAAACGCAAAATCAAGTTCCTGGTCAACCGGGTCGTTCAATCCGTCGACGAAGACGGCGATCAATTGAGGGTCACGGTGGGGCAGTCCCCCTTTGCCCAGGAAATCAAACGTAAAGAGCAAAAGACCCAAACCGTGCATGTGGACAAAGTGCTGGTGTGCATCGGCCGAACGCCTAATACATCCGGCGCGGGCCTGGAAACCGTCGGTGTGCGCACGGACGCCCGTGGATGGATTCCCGTGCACGAACACATGGAGACCGACGTCCGAGGGGTATACGCCATCGGCGACGTGCTAGGACCTTCTAAAGTCATGCTCGCCCATGTGGCCTCCACCGAAGGGATCGTGGCCGCTGAAAATGTTATGGGCGCGAGCCGTCTCATGAATTACGAAGTGGTTCCCGGCGCGGTATTCACCTCACCGGAGATCGCCAACGTGGGACTGACCGAAGTCCAGGCTCGAGAGCGAGGGATTCCGGTTCGCTGCGAAAGCGTGTTGTTCCGTACCCTGGGGAAGGCTCACGTTATCGGTGAAATCGCGGGCATGGCGAAGCTCGTCACGAATCGGGAAACCGGGCGGATATTGGGGGTTCATATCATCGGAGCCCACGCCACCGACTTGATTGCGGAGGGCGCCCTGGCGGTTCAGATAGGAGCCACCGTGCGTGATTTAGCCGAAACGATCCACGCCCATCCCACACTTTCCGAGGTGATGCTGGAAGTGAGTTTCAAAGCGCTCGACCTCTCGGCGCACGAATGGTGA